Proteins encoded in a region of the Tribolium castaneum strain GA2 chromosome 7, icTriCast1.1, whole genome shotgun sequence genome:
- the LOC135265261 gene encoding nose resistant to fluoxetine protein 6-like — protein MFFKNIVFFFFFFLFRKVLCVSDTAKIYDEFVNSIVNNTKKLTTRIKSELGDSDEAIKMLDAWSKIPSGLLEGHFIDLGSFDECYGIDYNNIYGKYCLGKLKPSSENEKYFKIFGYNASKPQPRLTLHPQPRLVGLGAEYAGIHFAACVPSSVPAAEITGIFTYTEDFCYSKATKPEMSAGGIVTITILAIFLCLIVVSTSYDIALNYFKKEPYHELFIAFSFLHNGRKLFRSSKNQDQLLCLNGIKALSMLWVIIGHEYSSGGNAPFSNLFGLYYFRQDSANMFITGATVSVDTFFVVGGLVTVYTFMKSMDKGAKFNIVLFYVHRYLRLTPIYVILSLIHLFLLDHFGNGPLWKVVDLVLVDTCQEGWWSSFLYITNYVQKGACLPQTWYLSVDMQLFVLSPLILIPLYKWPKIGLGNLGFLIIAGCIVPFALGYATGLNGTMVNQKNEDFSNIYYIQTYARFGPYVIGMLVGYYLYKIKKADLKIQLRWWLVVVLWLVILTGLVACVYAGFPLTITTDEDKWGNSMYLGFNRPAWAVAVSGAIVLCVSGYGGPIDKFLSLPVFQFLTKLSYSMYLVHYSVITVRYAVLRNNVKFSHLSLMHAFWGDFMITLGLSLVFCLAFESPIIILEKYLFHKDTAKKTTK, from the exons atgtttttcaaaaacatagtctttttcttcttcttctttctaTTCAGGAAGGTGCTGTGTGTGAGTGATACTGCCAAAATTTACGATGAATTTGTTAACAGTATTGTTaacaacacaaaaaagctCACAACTCGAATTAAATCGGAACTGGGCGATTCGGATGAAGCTATTAAAA TGCTGGATGCTTGGAGTAAAATACCGAGCGGTTTGCTGGAAGGCCATTTCATAGATTTGGGCAGCTTTGACGAATGCTATGGTATTGACTATAACAATATCTATGGAAAGTACTGTCTTGGCAAGTTAAAGCCTTCTAGTgaaaacgaaaaatatttcaaaatttttggttacaaTGCATCGAAACCTCAACCC cGTCTCACACTACACCCACAGCCCAGACTAGTCGGACTGGGTGCAGAGTACGCAGGAATTCACTTCGCAGCTTGTGTTCCAAGCAGTGTACCAGCAGCTGAAATAACTGGGATTTTCACCTACACGGAGGATTTCTGCTACTCTAAGGCCACAAAACCCGAAATGTCAGCTGGCGGAATTGTGACCATAACTATCCTagctatttttttatgtttaatagttgtATCAACTAGTTATGATATCGCTCTAAACTACTTCAAAAAAG aaCCTTATCACGAACTGTTTATTGCGTTTTCTTTTCTACACAACGGTCGAAAACTGTTCCGTTCGAGCAAAAACCAAGACCAACTGCTTTGTCTAAATGGCATCAAGGCACTGAGTATGCTGTGGGTTATCATTGGACACGAGTACTCAAGTGGAGGGAATGCACCATTTTCTAACCTGTTTGGTTTATATTAT tttcgaCAAGATTCCGCTAACATGTTTATAACAGGAGCCACAGTCTCCGTTGACACGTTTTTCGTAGTTGGAGGTCTTGTCACAGTTTACACTTTCATGAAGTCAATGGATAAAGGcgcaaaatttaatattgtaCTTTTCTACGTTCATAGATATCTCAGACTGACTCCTATATATGTGATCCTAAGTCTGATACATCTTTTTCTTCTTGACCATTTCGGCAATGGTCCTTTGTGGAAAGTTGTCGATCTAGTCCTAGTAGATACGTGCCAGGAAGGATGGTGGAGTAGTTTCCTCTATATCACCAATTATGTGCAAAAGGGAGCT TGTTTGCCTCAAACTTGGTACTTGTCGGTCGATATGCAACTGTTTGTTCTTTCACCGCTCATTCTTATACCATTGTATAAGTGGCCCAAAATAGGTTTGGGTAATTTAGGTTTCCTAATAATTGCAGGTTGTATAGTGCCGTTTGCCCTCGGTTATGCTACTGGTTTAAATGGCACCATGGTAAACCA AAAAAATGAGGATTTTTCGAACATATATTACATCCAAACCTACGCACGATTTGGACCGTATGTTATAGGAATGCTTGTTGGTTATTACctttacaaaataaagaaagccgacttaaaaattcaattgagATGG TGGTTGGTTGTAGTTCTGTGGTTGGTGATTTTAACAGGTCTGGTGGCTTGTGTCTATGCTGGTTTTCCGTTAACCATAACCACAGACGAAGACAAGTGGGGAAATTCAATGTATTTGGGTTTCAATCGACCAGCTTGGGCTGTGGCAGTGTCTGGAGCTATAGTTTTGTGTGTTTCTGGTTACGGAGGACCTATTGACAAATTTCTATCTTTGccagttttccaatttttgactaaattgtCCTATTCCATGTATTTGGTGCATTATTCTGTGATTACAGTGAGATATGCAGTGTTGAGAAACAATGTGAAATTCTCTCATCTTTCATTG aTGCACGCCTTTTGGGGTGATTTTATGATTACGTTGGGTTTGTCATTAGTTTTTTGCCTAGCTTTTGAATCCCCGATTATTATTCTGGAAAAGTATCTCTTCCACAAGGACACGgccaaaaaaacaacaaagtaA
- the LOC100141981 gene encoding nose resistant to fluoxetine protein 6 isoform X2, protein MIVKNIIFFVFLSPALCKNDISDDLGNNVVNVTELNSLITSKLGVSNETKVVVLKMLDAWSKIPSGILEGHLIDLGSFDECYDINYNNIYGKYCLGTLPFSTIFEYLKQFLNYSKPMPRLFSHPAGKLIGVGGENAGMHFAACVPSNMSVEEIPGPVKFNEDFCYSKATKPELSTGTIVTIIILVVFLCLVVVSTSYDIVLHFHKKKPHSELFIAFSFLHNGRKLFSSSKNSNQLLCLNGIKALSMMWIIIGHEYSNAGNAPWSNFLSLQDWQNNPAHMIIIETTMSVDTFLVVGGLVTVYTFLNSMDKGVKFNIVLFYVHRYLRLTPVYFIVGLIHVFLLDYIGNGPLWKIVDLKLVDNCRKRWWTSLLFISNYVQNEVCLPQAWYLSVDMQLFVLSPLVLIPLLKKPKIGLSFLTLLTIAGCLVPFVIGFVNNLGGTMINQQNDDYINLFYKQTYARFGPYVIGMLAGYYIYKVKKNEIKIRLRWWLVLVCWMVLVALLVACVYDGYPLTVAKEKEIWSNSLYLALNKPLWAVAVATVIFLCVSGYGGPIDTFLSLPIFQFLTKLSYSMYLVHYSVIVVRYAILRNNEKFSNLTLMHVFWGDFMFTLGLSLILCLTFESPIIILEKYLFQARGKPKRNTVKQ, encoded by the exons AtgattgtcaaaaatattatCTTCTTCGTTTTTTTATCCCCAGCACTTTGCAAAAACGATATTTCTGACGATTTGGGCAACAATGTTGTAAATGTAACTGAACTAAATTCTTTAATTACGTCCAAACTGGGTGTTTCAAATGAAACTAAGGTTGTGGTTCTTAAAA TGTTGGATGCTTGGAGCAAAATACCGAGCGGTATACTAGAAGGCCATTTGATCGATTTGGGAAGCTTTGACGAATGTTACGACATTAACTATAACAATATCTATGGAAAGTACTGTCTTGGTACTCTACCATTTAGCACAATATTTGAGTATTTGAAACAGTTTCTAAACTACTCAAAACCCATGCCT CGACTTTTTTCACACCCTGCTGGCAAGTTGATTGGTGTAGGTGGCGAAAATGCAGGAATGCATTTTGCAGCGTGTGTTCCAAGCAATATGTCCGTTGAAGAAATACCAGGACCGGTTAAATTTAACGAAGATTTTTGCTACTCAAAAGCCACCAAACCGGAATTATCAACAGGAACTATTGTGACCATAATCATCTTagtagtttttttgtgtctggTGGTTGTGTCAACTAGTTATGATATTGTCCTCCACTTTCACAAAAAAA AGCCACATagtgaattatttattgcgtTTTCGTTTCTTCACAACGGTCGAAAACTTTTCAGTTCTAGTAAAAATTCAAACCAGTTACTTTGTCTCAACGGAATCAAAGCATTAAGTATGATGTGGATTATTATTGGACACGAGTATTCAAATGCCGGAAATGCACCATGGTCTAATTTCCTGAGTTTGCAAGAT TGGCAGAATAATCCAGCTCATATGATAATAATTGAAACCACAATGTCCGTTGATACTTTTCTTGTAGTTGGAGGACTTGTAACAGTTTACACGtttctgaattcaatggacAAAGGAGTAAAATTCAATATTGTACTGTTCTACGTACATAGATATCTCCGGCTCACTCCTGTGTACTTCATTGTGGGTCTAATCCACGTTTTTCTTCTTGATTACATTGGAAATGGGCCTTTGTGGAAAATTGTCGATTTAAAACTAGTTGACAATTGCCGAAAAAGGTGGTGGACTAGTCTATTGTTTATATCAAATTATGTACAAAACGAAGTT tGTCTACCACAAGCTTGGTACTTATCAGTTGATATGCAATTGTTTGTTCTGTCCCCTTTGGTTCTTATTCCTTTGCTCAAGAAGCCCAAAATtggtttaagttttttaactttgttaaCAATTGCTGGATGTTTGGTGCCTTTTGTTATTggttttgtaaacaatttggGAGGAACAATGATAAATCA ACAAAACGATGAttacataaatttattttacaaacaaacCTATGCACGATTTGGGCCTTATGTGATCGGAATGCTTGCTGGTTACTACATCTACAAGGTTAAGAAAAATGAGATAAAGATCCGTCTAAGATGG TGGTTAGTCCTCGTGTGTTGGATGGTACTTGTGGCACTTCTAGTAGCGTGTGTGTATGATGGTTACCCATTAACAGTAGCCAAAGAGAAGGAAATATGGTCAAATTCCTTATACCTAGCTTTAAATAAACCATTATGGGCTGTGGCAGTTGcaacagtgatttttttgtgtgtgtcTGGCTATGGTGGACCTATCGATACTTTTCTCTCATTACCAATTTTCCAATTCTTGACCAAACTGTCCTATTCCATGTATCTGGTTCACTATTCGGTCATTGTAGTTAGATATGCAATTTTGCgaaacaatgaaaaattttccaatCTGACTTTG ATGCATGTGTTTTGGGGGGACTTCATGTTTACTTTAGGTTTGTCTCTAATTCTGTGCTTAACTTTCGAATCTCCGATAATAATTCTGGAAAAGTATCTCTTTCAAGCTCGTGGAAAACCCAAAAGAAATACTGTAAAACAGTAA
- the LOC100142186 gene encoding nose resistant to fluoxetine protein 6-like, with product MSFKNKILICTLLFTLVFGDSKTKDIYNDFFNELVNRKELVAQIKTKLGDSEEAGFALIKMLDAWSKLPSGIMDGNLIDLGSFDECYGIEYNNIYGKYCLGIIQFNPQTEKYFKVFGIASRKPRPRLLLNPEPRLMGLGDDYTGLHFAACVPSTMSAAEIPGLFKYTEDFCYSKATEPELSARAIVTITILAIFLCLVLVSTSYDIALNYFKKEPYHELLIAFSFLHNGRKLFRSSKNSDQLLCLNGIKAMSMMWVITGHEFSNVMFAPLSNFFVLQEWLNDPANMFIMGATVSVDTFFVVGGLVTVYTFLKSMDKGAKFNVLLFYFHRYLRLTPAYFIMALIHLFLLNHFGNGPLWKVVDVELVDSCETGWWSSLLYINNYVQKGTCVPQTWYLQVDMQLFVLSPLILIPLYKWPKIGLSILGFLIIGGCVSPFVIGYVKHINAGMLNNEDTEKFMTYYYAATYARFGPYVIGMLAGYFLYKIKTNKIRIHLKSWHVITLWLVFITGLVACVWAGYPLNVATEEDRWGSSLYLAFNRPAWAVAVVGVIFLCVSGYGTPIDKFLSWSVFQFLTKLSYSMYLVHICVISIRTSLLRNNIKFSSFAILHVFWGDFMITLGLSLILCLTFESPIIIIEKYLFHRSEKTKASKQ from the exons atgtcttttaaaaataaaattctaataTGTACTCTCTTGTTTACATTGGTGTTTGGTGATTCCAAGACTAAAGACAtttataatgatttttttaacgaattgGTCAACAGAAAGGAACTAGTTGCTCAGATCAAAACTAAATTAGGCGATTCAGAAGAAGCCGGTTTTGCGTTAATAAAAA TGTTGGACGCCTGGTCCAAATTACCTAGCGGGATAATGGACGGCAACTTAATAGATTTGGGAAGTTTTGATGAATGTTATGGCATTGAATATAACAACATTTATGGAAAATATTGCCTGGGAATTATACAATTTAACCCTCAAAcggaaaaatatttcaaggTTTTTGGAATTGCCAGTCGAAAACCGCGTCCT AGACTTTTGTTAAATCCAGAACCAAGATTGATGGGTTTAGGTGATGATTACACAGGTCTTCACTTTGCTGCGTGTGTACCAAGTACAATGTCAGCAGCTGAAATTCCTGGACTTTTCAAATACACGGAAGATTTTTGCTACTCTAAAGCGACAGAACCGGAATTATCAGCGAGAGCGATTGTGACCATTACAATTTTAgccatttttttgtgtttagtgCTAGTTTCAACTAGCTATGATATTGCTCTAAACTACTTCAAAAAAG AACCCTATCACGAATTGTTGATTGCATTTTCGTTTCTTCACAACGGACGAAAACTCTTCCGTTCGAGCAAAAATTCAGACCAATTACTCTGTCTAAATGGAATCAAAGCCATGAGTATGATGTGGGTCATCACTGGACACGAATTTTCAAACGTCATGTTTGCCCCATTATCTAATTTCTTTGTTCTACAAGAA TGGCTCAACGATCCCGCCAATATGTTTATAATGGGAGCCACAGTCTCCGTTGATACATTTTTCGTAGTTGGAGGTCTTGTAACAGTTTACACTTTTCTGAAATCAATGGACAAAGGAGCAAAATTCAATGTTCTACTTTTCTACTTTCATAGATATCTTAGACTAACTCCTGCTTACTTTATAATGGCTCTAATAcacctttttcttttaaatcaCTTCGGAAATGGACCACTTTGGAAAGTTGTAGATGTGGAATTGGTTGATTCATGCGAGACAGGGTGGTGGAGTAGTTTgttgtatataaataattacGTTCAAAAAGGAACT TGTGTGCCACAAACTTGGTACCTACAAGTCGATATGCAGTTATTTGTCTTGTCGCCACTTATTCTAATACCATTGTACAAGTGGCCGAAAATTGGTCTGAGtattttaggttttttgaTAATTGGAGGATGTGTATCGCCGTTTGTGATTGGTTACGTCAAGCATATAAATGCCGGAATGTTAAATAATGA aGATACAGAAAAATTTATGACTTATTATTATGCTGCGACCTACGCTCGGTTTGGACCCTACGTTATCGGAATGCTTGCAGGCTATTTCTTGTACAAGATTAAAACAAACAAGATCCGAATTCATTTGAAATCA TGGCATGTTATCACACTTTGGTTAGTGTTTATAACCGGTTTAGTAGCCTGTGTGTGGGCTGGTTATCCATTGAATGTAGCTACAGAAGAAGACAGATGGGGGAGTTCACTGTATTTGGCTTTTAATCGGCCAGCTTGGGCTGTGGCAGTTGTCGGAGTAATTTTCTTGTGTGTTAGTGGCTATGGGACACCGATTGATAAGTTTCTTTCATGGtcagttttccaatttctGACCAAACTTTCGTATTCTATGTACTTGGTCCATATTTGTGTCATATCAATTAGAACTTCTCTTTTAAGAAACAACATCAAATTCTCCAGTTTTGCCATA CTGCACGTGTTTTGGGGAGATTTTATGATCACGTTAGGTCTGTCTCTGATTCTGTGTCTAACCTTCGAGTCTCCAATCATAATCATTGAAAAGTACCTCTTTCATAGAAGTGAAAAAACTAAAGCTTCGAAACAGTAA
- the LOC100141981 gene encoding nose resistant to fluoxetine protein 6 isoform X1: MIVKNIIFFVFLSPALCKNDISDDLGNNVVNVTELNSLITSKLGVSNETKVVVLKMLDAWSKIPSGILEGHLIDLGSFDECYDINYNNIYGKYCLGTLPFSTIFEYLKQFLNYSKPMPRLFSHPAGKLIGVGGENAGMHFAACVPSNMSVEEIPGPVKFNEDFCYSKATKPELSTGTIVTIIILVVFLCLVVVSTSYDIVLHFHKKKPHSELFIAFSFLHNGRKLFSSSKNSNQLLCLNGIKALSMMWIIIGHEYSNAGNAPWSNFLSLQDWQNNPAHMIIIETTMSVDTFLVVGGLVTVYTFLNSMDKGVKFNIVLFYVHRYLRLTPVYFIVGLIHVFLLDYIGNGPLWKIVDLKLVDNCRKRWWTSLLFISNYVQNEVCLPQAWYLSVDMQLFVLSPLVLIPLLKKPKIGLSFLTLLTIAGCLVPFVIGFVNNLGGTMINQQNDDYINLFYKQTYARFGPYVIGMLAGYYIYKVKKNEIKIRLRWWLVLVCWMVLVALLVACVYDGYPLTVAKEKEIWSNSLYLALNKPLWAVAVATVIFLCVSGYGGPIDTFLSLPIFQFLTKLSYSMYLVHYSVIVVRYAILRNNEKFSNLTLVSFRIQVLFDRCCFQMHVFWGDFMFTLGLSLILCLTFESPIIILEKYLFQARGKPKRNTVKQ; this comes from the exons AtgattgtcaaaaatattatCTTCTTCGTTTTTTTATCCCCAGCACTTTGCAAAAACGATATTTCTGACGATTTGGGCAACAATGTTGTAAATGTAACTGAACTAAATTCTTTAATTACGTCCAAACTGGGTGTTTCAAATGAAACTAAGGTTGTGGTTCTTAAAA TGTTGGATGCTTGGAGCAAAATACCGAGCGGTATACTAGAAGGCCATTTGATCGATTTGGGAAGCTTTGACGAATGTTACGACATTAACTATAACAATATCTATGGAAAGTACTGTCTTGGTACTCTACCATTTAGCACAATATTTGAGTATTTGAAACAGTTTCTAAACTACTCAAAACCCATGCCT CGACTTTTTTCACACCCTGCTGGCAAGTTGATTGGTGTAGGTGGCGAAAATGCAGGAATGCATTTTGCAGCGTGTGTTCCAAGCAATATGTCCGTTGAAGAAATACCAGGACCGGTTAAATTTAACGAAGATTTTTGCTACTCAAAAGCCACCAAACCGGAATTATCAACAGGAACTATTGTGACCATAATCATCTTagtagtttttttgtgtctggTGGTTGTGTCAACTAGTTATGATATTGTCCTCCACTTTCACAAAAAAA AGCCACATagtgaattatttattgcgtTTTCGTTTCTTCACAACGGTCGAAAACTTTTCAGTTCTAGTAAAAATTCAAACCAGTTACTTTGTCTCAACGGAATCAAAGCATTAAGTATGATGTGGATTATTATTGGACACGAGTATTCAAATGCCGGAAATGCACCATGGTCTAATTTCCTGAGTTTGCAAGAT TGGCAGAATAATCCAGCTCATATGATAATAATTGAAACCACAATGTCCGTTGATACTTTTCTTGTAGTTGGAGGACTTGTAACAGTTTACACGtttctgaattcaatggacAAAGGAGTAAAATTCAATATTGTACTGTTCTACGTACATAGATATCTCCGGCTCACTCCTGTGTACTTCATTGTGGGTCTAATCCACGTTTTTCTTCTTGATTACATTGGAAATGGGCCTTTGTGGAAAATTGTCGATTTAAAACTAGTTGACAATTGCCGAAAAAGGTGGTGGACTAGTCTATTGTTTATATCAAATTATGTACAAAACGAAGTT tGTCTACCACAAGCTTGGTACTTATCAGTTGATATGCAATTGTTTGTTCTGTCCCCTTTGGTTCTTATTCCTTTGCTCAAGAAGCCCAAAATtggtttaagttttttaactttgttaaCAATTGCTGGATGTTTGGTGCCTTTTGTTATTggttttgtaaacaatttggGAGGAACAATGATAAATCA ACAAAACGATGAttacataaatttattttacaaacaaacCTATGCACGATTTGGGCCTTATGTGATCGGAATGCTTGCTGGTTACTACATCTACAAGGTTAAGAAAAATGAGATAAAGATCCGTCTAAGATGG TGGTTAGTCCTCGTGTGTTGGATGGTACTTGTGGCACTTCTAGTAGCGTGTGTGTATGATGGTTACCCATTAACAGTAGCCAAAGAGAAGGAAATATGGTCAAATTCCTTATACCTAGCTTTAAATAAACCATTATGGGCTGTGGCAGTTGcaacagtgatttttttgtgtgtgtcTGGCTATGGTGGACCTATCGATACTTTTCTCTCATTACCAATTTTCCAATTCTTGACCAAACTGTCCTATTCCATGTATCTGGTTCACTATTCGGTCATTGTAGTTAGATATGCAATTTTGCgaaacaatgaaaaattttccaatCTGACTTTGGTAAGTTTTCGTATCCAAGTATTGTTTGATAGGTGTTGTTTTCAGATGCATGTGTTTTGGGGGGACTTCATGTTTACTTTAGGTTTGTCTCTAATTCTGTGCTTAACTTTCGAATCTCCGATAATAATTCTGGAAAAGTATCTCTTTCAAGCTCGTGGAAAACCCAAAAGAAATACTGTAAAACAGTAA